The genomic window AAAATCTGGCAATAAAGCCTGGAAAATGCCAGCAGGCTTAAGCAATCAGAAAACAGTGAATGAATTCCAACATTAAGAGAGACCAGGGATCCATTCAAACTGATTTGGATTCCAAAATGAAAGCCTTTAGGTAGTTTTACACCAAGCTATATCAATCAGGACAAGGAGAAAGATACACTTAAAATCTGCTGGGAAGTTCCTGGTGGGGGTATATAATTAGCGCTTGTGATTTTCGGTTTTATccaataaaaactgataaaacacccccggatacaaaaaaataaatgggtgtatatccaataaacattGGAAGTACTAATGTTTAGCAGTTGCTACAGCGTTAATACTAGGTTTACCTCCAATGCCAATACAAACAGTTTTGAACTGGCTAGAGTTACAAGGAGTTTCAATTACTATCAAGCACtgtaatctttttattttgcaaaacttatgaaaataaatcatgtgtttttgtttctattAATTTCAGAGAAAGAAAATACATCTGATTTAAACTATTTTCAGTTTGCAACACCTACAtctgtatgtgtgtaaagcaatgTTTGTGCTTTTATCAAGTCTGTCCCAGAACTCTTGGAGGAAAATTGATTTACAAATAGTATGTGCAAACAGGACAATACATTCTTATTAGTAATCTATTCTGAATAAACAGCCATGCCAACTACTGTACATAATGCATTAAAATcatatttgaaatacagtacaacatgtttagcttcatggctctttggaactctctcccagctagGTGTGTAATGCTCCCACCGTcgtttaaatcagctctcaagacccacctgttatcttttgctttccatgctctttaaacctGATATGTGCTATTAGCTGCtttgttgctgctactatttcatgtattatgttactatcatatattatgcactttccactgtatttaatgtactatttaatatattatgataCTATCATGCACTTcccaatgtatttaatgtattatgctttttttatttttattgtatatcgTGTATTaagcatttctctgtatttaaagtattatggattttcttgttactttaaagtgctttgtgatggtggtccactatgaaaggcgctatataaaataaagactgattgattaatTGGCTCCAGGGGTCATTAAAACATGTGAAGATATCTTCTCAAAGGGAGACTTTTTAGTTCTCTAACACAATTCTAGACTTGGGGGAGATGTTAAGGAGGGACATAAAGGTGTTTTAAACTCCTATAAGTGGATAGCTTGTGTACTGGTTCACAGATATTAACATACTGTTAATCAATAAAGAATAATCACAGAGACTCTGTTTACTCAATGCTTAACaaatcagagtgtgtgtgtgtttattaaatgcttaataatggatcaGGTGGCTACAGGCCATGTCAGATCCTAGCTCACAAACAGTCTGGGCAGTCTAGTGTCTTTACAAACTAACAGCATCAATTTCATATAGCAAAACTGTTACAAATATGTTTGAGTTTATAGCACTCACAGATAAGCACATTTAAGTTAACTGAATTAGATGATAATTTTGCTAAACTGACTCACTCACACTATTGCACTAGTAACCTTCAGATAAGGAGAAGCCCATATCTAAGTTTTAAGCACTTTCTAATTACTAATGTTCATTCCAAGGGCCCACAGAGTTTACATCAGgtctgttttgttcagtttttctCAGGGTATGCTAAACATTAATTTCTTAACTGTTTTAGCTGCACATTTGTATTAGTTTAGGAATAGTTTGGTAACATTTAATTTATGTtgattctgattattattattactgtattactattcATTACAGCCATTGGCTGCCATACAATAGTGTTCCGACTTCCCTCCAATTGCATGGGTGGTCCAATCTAGTTTTTGTCCATTTTGTCAGTTAGCTGTATTAACTTGTATCTTTGATccagtcactgactcactgctCATTCATTTTTCTAGCTCAGATCTTTTCCACACACACGCTTAAGAGACATGGGCGGTGAACAGTCCTGTCAACTCCACATTGCTTCATTTAGTCCAGTTGTGCATCACCTACTGATTATGAATGTGTGTCAATATCAAAGACTATAAACATTGTTGGATGAGGGGTAAGAATGGCACAAGCTGTAATGAGAGACACGTTAACTTGAATTACTCTCTTTCTgaaagtaataaaacatttttatagcaGGAATCTGTCCAGACAACTAATACactattgttttaatttgttttatatacaacATTTCAGGAAATATCACACACCCTTCAATATCACGTCAGTAGGTTTACGATGTAGTTTTACAAGACCAATATATattactgttttcacattttaCCTTTATTTTGGTCGTAATTGTTTTGTCAATAAGATATGCCACAAACATTTAGAGAAATTCTAATTCGACATTCAGCTAATAAATTGCTTGAAATTACAGATAAAACCACCTttaggaatgtaaacaaactggactgggCTCAACTACTGTAGAAGCTACAACtgttactgaatcattttctactAAGGATAGCCTACTAAAATGGATTACGTTTGTGTGTTGTATTGAGCACTTtctaaatggtaaaaaaaaaaaaaaaaaaaacataatttccaACTGGTCTGGCTTGATTTGTGTGtgagggtgttttgtttttgttttgttttgtttttttctgttgcgAAACCCACGTTGTAACGTATGGAATCTTTACAATTTTAgctttaatgttaaaaatgtgactACAAAAAACAATTGGCTTACATAAacattgttaatatatttttattgactcGACATTTTAGTTCTGTAAATtcacaaaataatgaaaaagtagaAAACTGTACAAAAGTACGTATTAAAGTACGTTAAACAAACATGATCAAGTAGCTACCGCTATTGCACTAGTTTCTTTGTAAATATGCAACAATACATAATattgtgggtttaaaaaaatagattaaaaaaagacTGTTTACTGCTTTACCTGTCTACTCAGAAATAAATATGTTGATATGTAGCTCTGCGCGTAACGTCtgaattattattacaaatgctCTTTGTTATTTCTGGAAAATTCGGCAGAGGGTATGGTCTCACAAGGTTTGGCAGAGGGTATGCAGATCCTTTACAAATCGTTACACTCAACGTAAGATGGTACCTTGTATGTTCAGTCTAGCAGGCATGCACTAATCTCCACACTGTAACATATACATCACTTAAAACATACAGAGgggatttgtgtgtgtgcgtgtgtgtgtgtgtacacacacacacacacacacacacacacacacacacaaatcctcTCCCGCAGCAGCCATATCTCTTATATTGTTGTAATTCAGAAACAACAActcaacatttaaaaactatatcTTTGAAGTAAGTCTTTTGCAACTCAAACGTTGTAGGTCTgattgtgcatttaaaataatcacaCTATATACAGCTGCCCTTAAAGAAAAGGCCATCTATCTTGAGTCGGAGAGGCTCCTTACGCTCAGTGAGACTGTCCTGATGACTGTGGTTTTTTCCGGCACCGACTCCTTCAGACCGGGGCGTCCTGTGCAGAGCAGGGTGGCTAGTCTCTTGGGCAGCGAGCCGCTGAAGAGCAGATAGATGCAGGGGTTAATACGTCCCCAAGCACAGGTTTCGAGCATTAAAAGTCCAAACGGTCGTCGTAATTCTATCATTTACATCGTCGACTTTTACCTGTCACGTGTTACAAtcgtaaatatacatttttcttatttagaaccttggggaataactttttttttttttttttttttttttatatattttttttttttttacaaaatgttattagtACCGTTTTTCTAAAAGAGGAAAATAATCAATCTTATACAGAAATAAGTTAATTTAACaatactttaaattaaacacattgtaaTCCAATTTACGAGTTCCAGTCTATATTGCTGTAACTTTCTACTGTTTTCTCCtttcataaaaataatgtaaagtcaaataaaacaaaattaaaaatttaaaaaaaagaaaacatccaaTACAGTACGTTGAACAGATTCTTAATGAGGCATTGTGacgcagaaaaataaataaataaacatttggcctatttaaaaatattttttcgtATGTGATATACATAGTTAATGGCTAAAATTAATCTATTTACCAAATACTGTCCGAACAGAACGAATTCTGAAAAGAGAGCTGAAAACGTTCTTACTTTCTGTGGGCGCATTCTCATCCCAAACAGACCACAGCTGTACGACAAAGAACGGCGCCCAGCAGAAGATGTATGCCATTACAATCGCCACTGTCATTTTCACAGTCTTGGTTCTAGCTTTAGACACTCCTGTGATGCTGCTAGCCATTGAAGGAAGGGGTGTCTTAGCGGCGTTCTTTTTGTGCTGGTGCGTCTTTGTGTACAGGTTTATCAGGATAGCTCGGTAGATTCGCACCTGGCAGACTATCACGGTGAGGACCGGACAAATGAAAATCACCAGTGTTATCCAGGTCACATACGCTTTCAGTCCCCACGGCTTTATAAACTGAGCCCAACAGTCAAATACTCCTGGTGAAACTTCAACCTTAGAAAATATGAAAATCTGAGGGAGGCTTCCGACTAAAGAGATGCCCCAAGCCACGCATACCGGGACGTTCCAGCGACCTCTCTTTCTTTGGAAAGTCACCATCGGTTTGCATATCGCCTGGTAGCGGTCCAGAGTCATCACCACAATCATGTATGTCGAAGCAAACATGCCTACAATCTGTAAATACTTTATCAGCCTGCACACCACGTCGGGGCCAACGAATCTGTCTGTTATGTCCCAAAAAAGTTGtggaaaaacttgaaaaaaagcCACCACGAGATCTGCCAAGCAAAGGTGGAGCACAAAAACGCGCATTCTGGAAACCTGCTTTCGTCTCTTCCAGAGGATAACGAGGATCCTCGAATTTAAACCCAGAGCGCACAGGAAAATTGCGCACAGAAGGGCGACTTCAATGTTGGCAAGGCTCTTGTTTCTGTTCAGGTCCTGCTGCTTCTCCATTTCAAGGCTAAAGTTGTTGctgatgttttgaaaaaataatgtCATCATAAAAAGTGTAGCTGAGTCGTTccaggtatttttttgttttattttgatttttgtttttaccgATATCTGCAAAAAAGGGATAAGTTGAAAACTTACAATCTTGAAATTTTGGTCAGTGTAGTTAACCAGGGTATTAATTGCAATGTATgcaaaagaataataatataataatagcacacacacacacacacacacacacacacacacacacacacacacacacacacacacacacaacatatacatagatatattatatatatatatatatatatataatatatatatatatatatatatatatatatatatatatatattaatacaatgtTAAATGGCTTCAATACAGCTGCAGTAAAATATAGCTACTTAACGTTGTCAAAGATACATTAAAATGATGAAAACACTTACATGtactattttcttattttttgagGGTTGAAGAATCCAACGGAAATTGTTCCGATTTGAACTGTAATGTACCATGAGCGAGAGTGCGCCTGAGCACCGGATTACTTTAAAGCACAGAACGTGTCACCTGCTGGTTTATATCTGAGAAACCTTCCAGTAGGGAGGAGCTATCCTTTAGCACCATGGTAAGCGGGGTGCCGTCTCTGAGCTGAAACCTGCCAGCGTTCTGACTTTTTGCATCTTGCTCAAAATGTAAGGTATATTGATCTTTCGGTGTACTTCCAAGACTATAAATATATGAAgttctggtttgttttttcagtatcAACTGCCAATATAGGTTTAGAATTGACACAAACATTCAGAACAAAGGTTACCCAAGAAAGTCCTGCCTGCGCACACAGACCAATGGCAACGATTGATTCAAAGATGACAGCATGGCTGTacaggttgtatttatttatttgtgatatAGATTTACTCAGACGgttaaaaagtgcaatttctTGCATAACTCTTAGGTTCCAATTTTTGTTTGAAACCAAAAACAATTGGCATTCCATTTCAGTGTTGGGGGGTTACCAAGTAGTacaatctgattacattttcagtaacttgtaatgAATCAGTTTTCAATCAGGTAACGAAATGTGGCATTacaagttacatttaaaaaaaaaaaaaagccatcgtttttttaacaaaatacatgttaTTGGTGTGATGCACAtatttcaaaagtttaaaaatatgaaatcatAAGTAACAGAAATGAACAGGTAGCAGTAACGAGGTGTGTACCCAGCTGGTGCTTGAACAGAACTGTTGCTATTTCAGCACTTGGTATACAACTGTACCATTGCTGATAATTAACAAATGCTCTCCGCAAGTTTTATTGATTCGTTCTGTCTGCTGTTTCAGCATGTAGTAGACATGTCTAGTTTGTCCCCAATTATAGGTGAAGAGGCATCCAAATATCCTAAAGTAGTCATCACTGTCATTTTTTAATCTCATCCATTGCACTGTTACCCTGTTGGATAACGAAAATAGCATTTATTTCAGGTGATCTGAAACTGTGCCAACTGCTTTCTTTTACACTACCAGGGCAATGCATGGTCTGATTGATTCATTGCAGCTTTGCAGTGTTTGATGCTTTATGCAAGGTCTGGGTAATCTTAAGACTGGGGCTTCATTTGACATATTTTAAAGCAGACCAAATGCATCTTCTTCTTTGCTCCTCTACTTCCCTCAACAAATGTGCCAAAGGGGCTGCAGTATgggcaaatacaaatacacacttccGATAGTAATTGGCCAAGCTCAGAAAATTTTGACTATAGGAGCCAGTTCATCAGCACCTGTTTTTGGAGATCCATGGACAGTTATTTATTCAATACAATAAACCCCTGAAACTGCAAGCTTTGAACTCTGAATACAAGCTTTCAATATGGTTGATTTTTACTAAGGATGCCTCTGTATTCCTTCTTAGTCTGGCTGTGCACACAAATATTGTCCAGGTACACAATAACATAGGTATCCAGTAAATCCTAAATACTTCAGTGATTAAAGTCTTGAATGTTGCATGGGTATTTGTCAATCCAAATGGTGGCACAGAGGCACAGAAAATTCATATAGACCATGCAGTGTTCAAAAAGCTGTTCTGTCAATGTCTTTAACACTGATTTGATGGTATCCTGACCTTAAATCTAGTTTAGAAAATATCTTCACCCCCTTCAAATGATCAATACATTCATCAGTACGAAGCAGgtgatatttatttttggtaactTTATTTCGTGGGGATTTGCTTTAAATCCCTCTATCATGGAACAGTTGGCAACAGGTTTTGGTCATTATTCATTTCAGTTTATAGCAACCAATGGTTTAATGAGTTTCAAGAAAAGTTAAAATTAGAATGACTCATACACGACTCATATCAGGCTGCTTTAGCTGTAGTCCACTGCTTCGTTTCTGctgagttttctgttttttttttgtttgttttgttttgatgtatttattgtgttttgtgatgtttgctgtgtttttatgaGCCTCTCTTCAGGTCCTCTTTGAAAATGAgaatttgattgatttgattggttgattagttgattgaAAGGGGATACAGCGGCTGAGACATAGGAGTTACTCCAGGTTCCAACTGCATGATCAACAGTCCTTTGTGCACTACTGCATGATCAAATGTCCTTTGTGCAGGCTGTCCGGTAGGGAGTTCTGGAAGAAACACATCTCTAAACTCAAAAAGAGTTCCATCAAACTGAAAACCTTCTGTTAGAGCTGTGCTCCTTATTGTTAATGCATCtgagaaataaaaatggaaacagtTTATTGCTAAACTGTACACAACGATATCACATTGGTTCTCCAATTAACTCTGGTCAGCCAGTCATGACAAGTACATCCTAAGTCCCTAGTAGCACAACAAATA from Polyodon spathula isolate WHYD16114869_AA chromosome 16, ASM1765450v1, whole genome shotgun sequence includes these protein-coding regions:
- the LOC121328478 gene encoding vasopressin V2 receptor-like; its protein translation is MVHYSSNRNNFRWILQPSKNKKIVHISVKTKIKIKQKNTWNDSATLFMMTLFFQNISNNFSLEMEKQQDLNRNKSLANIEVALLCAIFLCALGLNSRILVILWKRRKQVSRMRVFVLHLCLADLVVAFFQVFPQLFWDITDRFVGPDVVCRLIKYLQIVGMFASTYMIVVMTLDRYQAICKPMVTFQRKRGRWNVPVCVAWGISLVGSLPQIFIFSKVEVSPGVFDCWAQFIKPWGLKAYVTWITLVIFICPVLTVIVCQVRIYRAILINLYTKTHQHKKNAAKTPLPSMASSITGVSKARTKTVKMTVAIVMAYIFCWAPFFVVQLWSVWDENAPTESKNVFSSLFRIRSVRTVFGK